In Paeniglutamicibacter kerguelensis, one genomic interval encodes:
- a CDS encoding sugar phosphate isomerase/epimerase family protein, whose amino-acid sequence MEPRTKYQEAEPGSTGSPVPNASVPMISVPYILPGRPAAVRPLALLSAGLCSVTLRSLGIEQVVATAAAAGLSGIEWGSDVHVVDAASADLAREACAAAGLRVFSLGSYYRAGSFGDFDVVAALAARLGAPRIRIWAGEADPADADEGTWEAVVGDTRRIAEIAAAHGLELAFEFHDGSLTSSVESTLELLAQVDRPNVGTYWQPAVGIGDREALESLRRVIGHVTGIHCFSWWPATERLALEERGGLWRDVAAAVLEHGREMDLMLEFVAGDSPDQLINDAIFLRKLTEGSASA is encoded by the coding sequence ATGGAACCAAGAACCAAGTACCAAGAAGCAGAACCGGGATCCACCGGATCCCCCGTCCCGAATGCGAGCGTCCCGATGATTTCCGTTCCGTACATCCTGCCCGGCCGTCCCGCGGCGGTGCGGCCGTTGGCCCTGTTGAGCGCGGGGCTCTGTTCGGTGACGCTGCGCTCGCTGGGCATTGAACAGGTCGTTGCCACCGCGGCCGCGGCCGGACTGTCCGGCATCGAATGGGGGAGCGATGTCCACGTTGTCGACGCCGCATCCGCCGACCTTGCGCGGGAGGCCTGCGCCGCGGCCGGGCTGCGGGTCTTCTCGCTCGGGTCCTACTACAGGGCCGGAAGCTTCGGCGACTTTGACGTGGTGGCTGCCCTGGCAGCCCGCTTGGGGGCACCACGCATACGCATTTGGGCCGGGGAGGCCGACCCCGCGGACGCCGATGAGGGCACCTGGGAGGCGGTGGTGGGCGACACCCGGCGCATCGCGGAGATCGCCGCGGCCCACGGCCTCGAGCTGGCCTTTGAGTTCCATGACGGCTCGCTGACGAGCAGCGTTGAATCAACCCTTGAGCTGCTGGCCCAGGTGGACCGGCCCAACGTTGGCACCTATTGGCAGCCTGCCGTGGGCATCGGCGACCGCGAGGCCCTGGAATCGCTGCGCCGGGTGATCGGGCACGTCACGGGAATCCACTGCTTCTCCTGGTGGCCGGCAACCGAGCGGCTTGCGCTGGAGGAGCGCGGCGGGCTCTGGCGCGACGTTGCCGCAGCGGTGCTGGAACACGGGCGCGAGATGGACCTGATGCTTGAATTCGTCGCGGGAGACAGCCCGGATCAACTGATCAACGATGCAATCTTCCTGCGCAAGCTCACCGAGGGATCGGCTTCGGCCTAG
- a CDS encoding PQQ-binding-like beta-propeller repeat protein yields the protein MTNTHLSRRTILQAGGTVGLAAALGLSGTGAANASGLPAGRPGSGPEILDLGPAVVQFGLMSSILVGDVVYIGSRNVEPVRIVAFHVPTGKIVGQTELATGHSIQTLTADSAGRYLYAGILQKSTGPQPNLYRWDLRSLSAPATPIGRIGDRDVRDLSVAPDGRLYAVGGGSATAPALWEYDPATGVIANLGIPDAGATLARAVAATDETVFFGAGSTLGGGGSAGRACLHAYDRASRTFAPVTPTEMLADPSIRDLAVLGDKLLVSSAGSTEQSKVALMDPKDPGTYALATSIGKTAKNFAAIGGHVYFANESGLCDYSVASNSISQVDAGGPALGEIWGVDARDGKVLVTSAYGFIAEIDPETGDSMVTDLGEAGAASTAQTVMGIAAGGGFIYVGGNGVIARRRAKTGEVTNLQAPGEAKDAVVVDGVLYTGQYSSQGIWAYDPRSGKPIHQAADFPAAQNRPLDVCWDAENRLVLVVAQSDTEGGGSFWTYKPRTGAKQCFVNPIDDVQLVRAVATRDGVAFLGGGLSSLEGAGTVVAFDPVAGRELWRIEPQMGAGLAALAVQGRHLYGLTRKGGLFVIDVPKRRIVHRADISALSRGFGALVANRGRIYGVSDTTVFRIDPKTFAVSTVMAGTDGGWYSGSHITNDESGYLYTMRGRNLVRINDHPRR from the coding sequence ATGACGAATACACATCTGAGCAGACGAACCATCCTGCAGGCCGGCGGCACCGTCGGGTTGGCGGCGGCCTTGGGCCTGTCGGGAACCGGTGCGGCAAACGCGTCCGGGCTGCCCGCGGGCCGCCCGGGAAGCGGCCCCGAGATCCTCGACCTGGGTCCTGCCGTGGTCCAGTTCGGGTTGATGAGTTCGATCCTGGTCGGGGACGTGGTCTACATCGGATCCCGCAATGTCGAACCCGTTCGGATCGTCGCCTTCCATGTGCCGACGGGCAAGATCGTGGGCCAGACCGAGCTGGCGACGGGGCACAGCATCCAGACCCTGACCGCGGACTCCGCGGGCCGGTACCTCTATGCGGGAATCCTGCAGAAGTCGACGGGCCCGCAGCCGAACCTCTACCGCTGGGACCTGCGTTCGCTGTCCGCGCCGGCGACGCCCATCGGGCGAATCGGTGACCGGGACGTCCGCGACCTCAGTGTTGCCCCGGACGGACGGCTCTACGCGGTGGGCGGCGGCAGCGCGACGGCACCGGCCCTGTGGGAGTACGACCCCGCCACCGGCGTGATCGCAAACCTCGGCATCCCGGACGCCGGGGCCACCCTGGCGCGGGCCGTCGCCGCCACGGACGAGACCGTCTTCTTCGGGGCCGGAAGCACCCTGGGAGGCGGCGGCAGCGCGGGGCGCGCCTGCCTGCACGCCTACGACAGGGCAAGCCGTACCTTCGCGCCGGTGACCCCCACCGAGATGCTGGCGGATCCCAGCATCAGGGACCTGGCCGTCCTCGGGGACAAGCTCCTGGTCAGCTCCGCGGGCTCGACCGAACAGTCGAAGGTCGCGCTGATGGACCCGAAGGATCCGGGTACCTATGCGCTGGCAACCTCGATCGGCAAGACCGCCAAGAACTTCGCGGCCATCGGCGGGCACGTGTACTTCGCCAACGAATCCGGCCTGTGTGACTACTCCGTCGCGTCGAACTCGATCTCGCAGGTGGACGCCGGGGGGCCGGCGCTGGGCGAAATCTGGGGCGTGGACGCCCGCGACGGCAAGGTCCTGGTGACCTCCGCCTACGGTTTCATCGCCGAGATCGATCCCGAAACGGGGGACTCGATGGTCACCGACCTCGGCGAGGCGGGTGCAGCCTCCACCGCGCAGACGGTCATGGGCATCGCGGCCGGCGGCGGCTTCATCTACGTCGGGGGCAACGGCGTGATAGCCCGCCGCCGCGCGAAAACGGGTGAGGTGACAAACCTGCAGGCCCCGGGCGAGGCCAAGGATGCCGTGGTGGTCGATGGCGTCCTGTACACGGGCCAATACAGTTCGCAGGGCATCTGGGCGTATGACCCGCGCAGCGGCAAGCCCATCCACCAGGCCGCGGACTTCCCGGCGGCGCAGAACAGGCCCTTGGATGTCTGCTGGGATGCGGAGAACCGGCTGGTGCTGGTCGTCGCGCAGTCGGACACCGAGGGTGGCGGGTCGTTCTGGACCTACAAGCCCCGCACCGGCGCCAAGCAATGCTTCGTCAACCCCATCGACGACGTGCAGCTGGTGCGCGCAGTGGCCACCCGCGACGGGGTCGCGTTCCTCGGCGGCGGGCTGTCCTCACTGGAGGGCGCGGGCACCGTCGTCGCCTTCGACCCCGTTGCCGGCCGCGAGCTGTGGCGGATCGAGCCGCAGATGGGTGCCGGGCTCGCTGCCCTCGCCGTGCAGGGCCGGCACCTTTACGGGCTGACCCGCAAGGGTGGGCTCTTCGTCATCGACGTGCCCAAGCGCCGCATCGTGCACCGCGCGGACATCAGCGCGTTGTCCAGGGGCTTTGGCGCGCTGGTGGCCAACCGGGGCCGCATCTACGGTGTTTCGGACACCACGGTCTTCCGTATCGACCCCAAGACCTTTGCGGTCTCCACCGTCATGGCGGGCACCGACGGCGGTTGGTACAGCGGATCGCACATCACCAACGACGAGTCCGGCTACCTGTACACCATGCGCGGCCGCAACCTGGTGCGGATCAACGACCACCCGAGGCGCTAG